The genomic DNA TCGGCAAGACTTGCATAATTGTACACGGGAGGCAACCAAAATTAAACATTGAACGCGCGCGCTCCCAGCAGTAGGGAAAGCAAGGATGGAGTTGAAGTGAAGAAATGCACGCCGGTTGAGTCGTTGCCATGCCAGCCAAAGAAACACAACCTTGTGATGAATGTGTCCTCTTTTATCTGACCAAACACAACACCGCGCGAGTGGTCGAGTagtcgccgcgcgccgccgccacgtcacACCGGCCACGAGGCCGACCTCCTGAGCACGGGCTTCATGGCCTTGTTCTCCTCGAGGGAGATCATGCCGAGGTGGGACGGGTCCTCCAGCATCATCTTGGCCACCAGGTACCCCGCGATGGACCACGTCTGGAACTTCCTCGCCTGCTTCCCGACGTAGCGCCCCAGCTTGCCGTCGTAGTACTCCGGCCAGCCGTCCCTCGCCAGCCTCGCCTCCGCCAGCTCGATCGCGCGCCGGGCGATCTTGAGCCGCCCGGTCTTGATGCACGCCGCCGTGAGCAGCCAGAGCAGCACTGCAGGATCGAGGAGCACGATCAATCAGTGGAGgggaaaataaatgaaaaccaGTGCAGGAATTGAGGTGAAAGATGGCTCTGACCTGGCCAGGATCCGCCGTTGTGGTAGCTCCACCTCGTGTTCTTGGGGTCGCAACCCGTGACCGTCTGCCACTCGTGGCCCTCGATAGCCGGGTAGCAGATCTTGACGGGCATCTCGCCGACGAGGTCCTCCCACCGCTCCTCGATGAGGTCCATGATGGCGGCGGCCTGGTCGGGCGTGGCGAGCGAGGCGAGGATGGCGACGCAGTTCCCCAGTGCGAACCACCGGAAGTCCATCCGCGCCGGGCTGACGTTGCCGACGAAGTAGCCGCCGCGGGTGGGCATGAAGTCGAGGAGCCAGTCCGGGATGGACTCCGGGTTGACGTTGAACTTGTTGACGGCCGTGTGCGAGTACTCCTCCGTCTTGTACCGGTAGATGTCGTTGAGCTGCTGGAAGTCCAGCCAGAAGTAGCTCCGCACGTGGTAGCTCAGCGCCGCCAGCCGCGTCACGATCCGCTCCATGATCTCCTTCCCCTCCGCGTCCGGCTTCAGCATCAGCAGCGCGCACCGCAGCGCCATGAAGAACAGGGCCTGGATCTCGATCGGGTACCCGTACACGCCCTGCAGCACCAGCGGCCGGCCGGTCGGATCAGCTGAGCTCTCTACGCTGCTTAATAAGTtacggcggccgccgccttgaCTTACCATCCGGCGGTCGATCATGCAGCAGCCGTCGGCgcagaggagggtggggaaggtgtCGAAGCCCTCGGCGAGGCACTGGTTCATGATGAGGCGGATGCCCTTCTGGCACATGGGCGCCTCGGCGAGCGTCATGTCGCCGGTGGACTTGGTGTAGGCCCTGAGGATGATGATCCACCAGAAGCCCGAGTCGACGGGCGCCACGCGGCCGATGGCGCTCTCGCCGAAGTCCGCCACCAGCTTGTCCACGCCGCGCTTGGGGTCCTTGAGCACCTTGAAGCTCGACGGCATGGCGCCCTCGCCCAGCTTGAACCGgtcgatccgcttctcccaCCCCTGCAGCAGCAGCGTCTTCACCAGGAAGTTCCGCACCACCTCCGGCTCCCCGTTCATCAGGAACGCCAGCGCGCTCGGCACGAAGTCGCGCACGAACACCTGCATACATGCATACTCCTCTGCTAATTATACGGTTGTTCAAGTATCTATCTTGATCAACATAACTGCAGTAttttccagaaaaaaaaacagagagagagaggaaaagatcTCGATCGATCGACCTAACAGAATCCAACCACCCTGCACGAGCAGGAAAGTGTGCTCGAGCAAGGCAGCATGCCGTTGTCGTGCCGTGCGCATACCTGGTCGTAGTTGAGCACCTCGCCGGCGGAGTGGTCGACGGCGGCGATGGTGCCGAGGGGCTGGCCGCGGAAGGACACGAGGGAGCGGCGCAGCGCGTCCCAGGCCTCGCCGACGAGCGGGTGGGGCTCGAACGAGAgccgcgcggaggaggccggcgtgCCGCAGTAGGACCGCAGCCCGCCGCCGGGGGAGTACATGCTCTCGTAGCTCTCcgcccccgcgccggcgccgcacccGCCCCAGCCcccgcggccgcccgcgcccgcgccggagAGCGAGAGCTCGCTGAGGGAGCGGTCGTCGAACGAGCGCTGCCACTCCACGTTGATCCGCGGCTTGTGGTTCAGCAGGCGCGTCAGGTCGAAGTCTTCCGGGTCCGCCAGCGACGACGCCCTCCGCATCGCCGCCGACTCCAtctcgcacgccgccgccgccgccgtcgttgcGCCCCTGCCTGCCCGCGCGACGAGGAAAGAAGTAAAAGCGACTCGATCGCCTGGCCGCGCGGGGCGAGGCGACGGCTGAGAGTAAGTGGGGGCGGAAAGCTTGGCGGAGCTTGTATatggctcgccggagctgggtGTGCTTTCCCGGCGAGCGGCGAGTcggggtcgggggggggggggggggtaggagCCGCGTCGCGCTGCAGAGTCTgggctctgctccggcgcgGGAAGGGGGGCTGAGGCGGGTACATAAAGCCCCGGCGCCCCCGCGGATGACCTGTGGGGACGGGCAACCAGCGGGCCCACGTGGCGGGGGAGCTGGTGGTGGTCGGCGTCGGATtttgtggggccggccggcggcgaggtggcgcagGTCCGAGTGGGACTGGCTCGGCTCCGCTTGCCGTTTGCGTGTGCCTGCTCGGGGTGGTTGCCAGGGGTGCCGAATGACTAAGGGATGACCCGGTTTCTCTACGGATGAGCATTATAGATGCAAGCATGCATATAATtttgggccatgtttggttggagtgtggaaaaattttgatgagagagaaacgatactttgactactaattaggggtattaaataaagtctaattacaaaattacttccacaactgtggtactgtagcagttgctctagctaacgaggtctttgaccgcatgattagaggatgattgagcgcggttactgtagcatcactgtagccaataatgatgaaacttggctcattagattcgtctcgaaaagttacacccattcctaaaaaggttttgcaaataaacttcgtttagtacttcatgcatgcattcgtctttttgtgcaaaagttttcaTCCattcatccaaacacggccttgaGTATTTCTGCTGAGCAGAGTTGAGTTTTGTGGTCTTGCATAAATTCTCTCTAAGTGCAAAACCACCCAGCTTGAAAAAAGTCACAAATTCTTCCCAAAGAGTTTTCTTTAATTCTCCGAATGCGCCCTTTTTTTAGATCGATGCTAGACTCGTCGCAGTACCTTCCGTACAATCGTATAAGGTAGGGATGGACAGGATGGTAGTACTGCGTTACGGTGCACTGTGTACCAGCATAGATTCATGGAGCTAGTGTTTTCTAGGGTTCCTATCGTGATTACAGAATGCGACACCGTGGCGGTACCTGACCTAAGGAGTCAGGGATCCTCAAGGTCTCCGTAGATAACTTCAGCTGAAAATTTCGTTTTGCACATCTTCCATTATATTGATTGGAAGTTGCATTGAATAACTGAGGCTGTAGATTACCCATCCGTTTGCTCGTTTGATCAGTTTCACATGTTGAGAAGAGCGAGTAAATGCGAGTCGCGTCGTGTGGGTTCCCGGGCTAACAGTCTCCACAGAAGGGAAAGACGAAACGGGTATCAAACGCATCATTGCTGAAAAGGAAACCGAGTGAATCATTcgaggaaaaaaaattaatgagCTCGCAGAATGATCGCCGCGTTCGATCGGTCAGTCATCACGCACGTAGGTACGGGACTGAATCGTGGGAGAAAGATTGTATACCACGCGAGACAGGCGCGCGTGGAGATGGAGGCCAGGACCAGGAATGTCCTGCGTAGGGCCCGCCGCCCGTGGATGCGTGAGACGGAATCACGGAGGagaaaacggtcgggaaccgCGACCCTAGGAGTTTCAGTACACAAGAACACAAAAGAAGAGTCTCGTGGTGCAGGTATACGGATGGCCCGTCCTGCAGTGTGGTTTGGCCT from Panicum virgatum strain AP13 chromosome 7N, P.virgatum_v5, whole genome shotgun sequence includes the following:
- the LOC120683149 gene encoding cytosolic invertase 1-like, encoding MESAAMRRASSLADPEDFDLTRLLNHKPRINVEWQRSFDDRSLSELSLSGAGAGGRGGWGGCGAGAGAESYESMYSPGGGLRSYCGTPASSARLSFEPHPLVGEAWDALRRSLVSFRGQPLGTIAAVDHSAGEVLNYDQVFVRDFVPSALAFLMNGEPEVVRNFLVKTLLLQGWEKRIDRFKLGEGAMPSSFKVLKDPKRGVDKLVADFGESAIGRVAPVDSGFWWIIILRAYTKSTGDMTLAEAPMCQKGIRLIMNQCLAEGFDTFPTLLCADGCCMIDRRMGVYGYPIEIQALFFMALRCALLMLKPDAEGKEIMERIVTRLAALSYHVRSYFWLDFQQLNDIYRYKTEEYSHTAVNKFNVNPESIPDWLLDFMPTRGGYFVGNVSPARMDFRWFALGNCVAILASLATPDQAAAIMDLIEERWEDLVGEMPVKICYPAIEGHEWQTVTGCDPKNTRWSYHNGGSWPVLLWLLTAACIKTGRLKIARRAIELAEARLARDGWPEYYDGKLGRYVGKQARKFQTWSIAGYLVAKMMLEDPSHLGMISLEENKAMKPVLRRSASWPV